Genomic segment of Perca flavescens isolate YP-PL-M2 chromosome 7, PFLA_1.0, whole genome shotgun sequence:
tatatatatatatatatatatatatatatagagagagagagagagataataaataaatggatgGATAGAAAAACATCTTTCACTCAACTATCAAGCAACTAAATGTTTACTGGGGTGGATGATCTATCTTAAGAAGGTGTCAAGTCTCTGCAAGGTGATGCTCATATTGTACTGGCATTAGTTTTAAAGTGGAAGGTTGGAAAtcactctaaaaaaaaatacgGTGTCACATGGTAACACACTAGTAACAACTTATAGGCTTATGTATAAGTGAATTGTAGTTGGGTTAAAATGTGCAAAACCACCAGTGTTGTACTTTAAGTTCAATGCAGTTAATAACGTATGAAATGGCAATGTTACAGCCCCCTCCTGCAAAGTATGGAGGCAGACACACTGTGACCCTCATACCTGGAGATGGAATCGGTCCAGAGCTGCTCAATCATGTCAAAGAGGTTTTCAGGTTGGTTCAAGACTTAAAAACCTGTTCAAAGTGTTGACCACAGGCCAGTAAGGATTGCCTCACCATGTGATTTGTACTCATGCTGTAGGTTCAGCTGTGTCCCGGTGGACTTTGAGGTGGTGCATGTCAACTCTGCTTTGGAGAGTGAGGATGATATCAACAATGCCATCACTGCCATTCGCCGTAATGGAGTTGCCCTCAAAGGCAAGCAGTTTCTGTGTCACAAGCAGAGCATGAAAACAGAGCATAGCTGTCAGAAGCATGTAGTTTTATAATAAGACCGTGACCAAGTGTGACACTAAGTGACTTTTTGTAATTCTTCTGATAGGTAACATAGAAACCAACCACACCATGGCACCCTCTGTCAAATCCAGAAATAATCTCCTGCGGTAAGAGTTTTAATGAACTATTCAGTTGATATAGGCTCTTTTGTCAGATGGCTAAAATTCCTTTCATAATTTGGTCCAACAGCACAAGCTTAGACCTGTATGCCAATGTGATGCACTGCCAGTCGCTCCCTGGAGTCCAGACTCGCCACAAGAACATTGACATCATGATCATCAGGGAGAACACAGAGGGAGAGTACAGCAGTCTGGAGCACGAGGTAAGACAGAACAGAAACAATCAATtctactagggctgtgctcgattaaagaaattcttagtcgaccaACACTCATTTAATTGTACCAacgaatcgattagttgatttaatcgacagatctgtaaatctgagtttctccgtaaaaagtcatgcaaaagcaccactttaattcttgtgtttacagagagatgtgctcgtacgtttcttggaaataagtcattcagcatgaaaaaagcatcaaacatgactcatcaactaaagaaatctaagttgactaagaccaaaacgacagattagtcaactaataaactaagagggagcagccctaaatTCTACTCTCTGCTGAAACACACTCCTTCAAAGAcctctttcctctctgtgtctgtctttctcttccaccttcttctcttctttttgaAATGGGAGTGAGCTACCACCCATACACTATTAAAAGTACAGCATTCGTTTATGAAGGGGAAAACATTGATCTGATATACTTGATCGGTATTGGTGCAGATCATGACCTTAAACTCACTAATATTGGCCAGACATGACAGATCCACATTAAATACTTAGTTGCCAACTTTATTAAACTTTCAGAACGATATACAGTTCACGGCATCCTTAAATTATTGTTGTTGCTTGATGTTACCTTGATGAGTCCGTTCTAGACAGTTACACAAGCTGCTTCACAAATAAATGAGAACAATGTTACTATGTTAATAACGGCACCAACTAATTGACCATTAGCTATCATTCTTCTCCCTGTCTTGTTTTAGAGTGTATCAGGGGTAGTGGAGTGCCTCAAGATCATCACAAGGAACAATTCCCTCAGGATCGCTGATTATGCCTTCCAACTGGCCAGGGAGAAAGGTCGTAGTAGGGTCACTGCTGTACACAAGGCTAACATCATGTGAGTTACTCTGAAACAAATATATCTTGCCAGAACTGTCTGGTCACCGGAGTCTTACATAATATTGTGTTTCTTAGTGCTGAAAATGTTGAGTTTGGCCTTTCTGCTCCAACAGGAAGCTCGGCGATGGCTTGTTCTTGCAGTGTTGCAGAGAAGTGGCCTCTGGTTACCCAGACATCACGTTTGACAGCATGATTGTGGACAACACCACCATGCAGGTGATAGAAGATTAAATGACACACTTGAGTTTTGGAAAAGTTTCTCAATGTTGATATATCTAAATTATTCACTAACCACTTTGTTGGTCTGTGTTTTTAGCTGGTGTCCAAGCCACAGCAGTTTGATGTGATGGTGATGCCCAATCTGTATGGGAACGTGGTGAGCAACGTGTGTGCAGGCCTAGTGGGAGGGCCTGGCCTCGTGCCCGGGGCTAACTTTGGCCGTGACTATGCTGTCTTTGAGACGGTGAGTGTTTGGCAGTTAATGCTGTCCCCTCTGTTTTAAAGAATGAAAAGTACATGAATCGTGTCTGTCTTGATATTTCAGGAttcagaatttctttttttggtctTATTTTTCCGGTTCTCTCAGGCTACAAGGAACACAGGGAAGAGTATTGCTGGCAGGAACATTGCTAACCCTACTGCCATGCTGCTAGCCGGCTGCATGATGCTGGACCACCTTAAGTAAGCTTTTCCAGATAAAATACTTTCAGTACATGCCTTCCTGTTGTTTCATCTGAGTTCTAATGCTGTCACTGTGGTACACCAGTAAAtagtaaatacaataaatactttttttcttctgtatgTCTCCAGGCTTTACGACTACGCGAGTATGATCCGAAATGCAATCCTCACCACCATGAATGAAACCAGGGTAAGTTTTCCTTCACTGACAGGCCTCTCCCGTCACCTGTTTCGCTGCCACAAAGCTAACCCCCGAAATTCCACTAGACGCGCATGCGCCGCGTTCTGGCTGTGCCGTGGTTCTGTTCCGTCGTCCACCATGCGTCATACCACAGcgggagcgtctcagaagcggagcgtTTTGCCTGCCCAACTTGCAGGTTTCGTTGTTTAGGTCATTTTTCCTAGATATTTGTGCTTCTACCATCAAAGTAAGTAGTCCTACGTACTTCCATTTAGTCCAGTTATGAACGACATGGATCAAAGATTTGGGGCTGTGTTTTTAGTTGTTAAAATAGTGAAGTTATGTGATATACGATTTGGAAGTTTCCACATggtgtttattttgaaaatatacCGGATG
This window contains:
- the idh3g gene encoding isocitrate dehydrogenase [NAD] subunit gamma, mitochondrial, with translation MVAHSAVLSMSKIINPFWGGRLGNTVKVFGTTLTSHRNKTLRSGNNIPPPAKYGGRHTVTLIPGDGIGPELLNHVKEVFRFSCVPVDFEVVHVNSALESEDDINNAITAIRRNGVALKGNIETNHTMAPSVKSRNNLLRTSLDLYANVMHCQSLPGVQTRHKNIDIMIIRENTEGEYSSLEHESVSGVVECLKIITRNNSLRIADYAFQLAREKGRSRVTAVHKANIMKLGDGLFLQCCREVASGYPDITFDSMIVDNTTMQLVSKPQQFDVMVMPNLYGNVVSNVCAGLVGGPGLVPGANFGRDYAVFETATRNTGKSIAGRNIANPTAMLLAGCMMLDHLKLYDYASMIRNAILTTMNETRLHTADIGGQGTTSEVVQSIMRNIQSKGPLTTDL